In the genome of Planctomyces sp. SH-PL62, the window ACGTCGAGCTGGGCAAGAGCCTGGACCTGATCGACTTCGAGACCGGCGGCAAGGTCGCCGGCTCGGGCTTCTACTTCCTCAAGAACGACGCCGTCCTGCTCGACCTGGCGCTCCAGCAGTTCGCCCTGCGGAAGCTGATCGGCCGCGGCTTCATCCCGATCACCACGCCCGACCTGGCCCGCAACAGCATCCTTGAAGGGGTCGGCTTCACCCCCCGAGGGGAGGAGACGCAGGTCTACTCGATCGAGGACACCGACCTCAGCCTGGTCGGCACCGCCGAGATCACCCTGGGCGGGATGCTCGCCGACGAGCTGCTCGACGAGGCCGCCCTGCCGATCAAGTACGTCGGCCTCTCGCACTGCTTCCGCACCGAGGCGGGCGCCGCCGGCCGGGCCAGCCGCGGGCTGTATCGGGTCCACCAGTTCACCAAGGTCGAGATGTTCGCCTTCTCGACCCCCGAGCAGTCCGACGCGATCCACGCGGAGATGCTGGCGATCGAGGAGGAGATCTTCGGCGAGCTGGGAATCCCCTACCTGGTCCTCGACATCGCCAGCGGCGACCTCGGCGGCCCCGCCTACCGCAAGTTCGACCTCGAAGCCTGGATGCCCGGGCGCGGCGAACACGGCGAGTACGGCGAGGTCACCAGCACCTCCGACTGCACCGATTACCAGGCCCGCCGGCTCAACATCCGGTATCGCCCCGCCGGCCAGAAGGGGACGCGGTTCGTCCACACCCTCAACGGCACCGCCGTCGCCGTCAGCCGGGCGCTCATCGCCGTGATCGAGAACTACCAGCGCGCCGACGGCAAGATCGACGTCCCCGAGGTCCTCAAGCCCTACATCGGCAAGGACGTGATCGGATAACAACATGGGCGGGAAGACGAGCACGGAGACCGTCGGAAGGCGCGTTCGGAATCATCAAGCCCTTCCCCCCTCGCGGGGGAAGGTGGCCCGCAGGGCCGGATGAGGGGGAAGGCCAGCACCAGGACCGTCGGCGATTCAAGCGGCCGGATGACGAATCCCGACGGCTCTCGTGCCGGTCTTCCCCCCCATCCGACCCCTTTGGGGCCTGTCATCCCCCGCAAGCTGGGAAGACCGTCACCGCCCACGCCGGGCCGGGGACGCGGCGGCGGTCGTCCCTCTCATCCGGCCTTCGGCCGCCTTTCCCCACCAGGGGGGAAGGAGGCTCGTCACCATCATTTCCACTCGTCGTCGACGTAGCACAAGGCGGGGGGAGCGATTCGCGTCGGCTTTCCTGAAGCGCCTCGTCCGGCCTTGGGCCGACTCTCCCGTTCCGACCCGATCCAACCCGTCCCGGAGGAGGGCGAAATGCGAAATCCGCTGCTAGTGCCCGACCTTCGCGAGCTGATCCACGGCGGGGAGGACGTCGCGCTCCGGGAGTTCCTGGTGGACCTGCACCCCGGCCGCGTGGCGGAGTTCATCGAGGACCTGCCCGACGGCGACGGCGACACCGTGTTCCGCATCCTCGAGCCCCGCGAGCGGGCCGAGGTGCTCAGCTATCTGGAGAACGACGAGCAGAACCGCCTGATCGAGTCGATGCCCCCCAAGGAGGCCGCCGACCTGCTCCGCGTGATGTCGCACGACGAGCGCGCGGCCCTGGTGAATCGGCTCGAGGAGGAGTTCGTCGACGAGGTGCTCCCCAACCTCGCCCAGGCCGAACGCGAGGACATCCGCCGTCTGGCCGGATACGAGCCCGGCACCGCCGGCGCGGTGATGACCACCGACTACGTCACCCTCCCCCCGCACATCACCGTCCGCGAGGCCCTGGAACGGCTCCGCCACGAGGCCCCCGACCGCGAGACGATCTATTACTGCTACGTCGTCGACCACTCCCGCCGGCTCATCGGCTTCATCTCGCTCAAGCGGCTGATCCTGGCGCGACGGTCCGCCGTGATCGAGGAGATCATGCAGCGCGACGTGATCTTCGCCAAGGTCGACGACGACCAGGAGCCGGTGGCGCGGACGATCGACAAGTACGACCTGCTCGCACTCCCCATCGTCGACGTCGGCGACCGGCTGGTGGGGATCGTCACCCACGACGACGCCATGGACATCCTCCGTCGCGAGCAGACCGAGGACATCCTCAAGTTCGGCGGCGTCGCGCCCGACCCCGAGGCCGACGTCCCCTACTGGCAGAGCACCGTCCTGACGACCGTCCGACGCCGCATCAAGTGGCTGATGCTCCTGTTCCTGGCCGAGAACCTCACGACCCCCGTCCAGCAGCATTTCCAGTGGACCTACGGCGACCAGAAGATGCCGGCCCTGGCCCTCTTCATCTCGCTGTTGACCGGCACCGGCGGCAACGCCGGCAGCCAGACGGTCGGCACGGTGATCCGGGGCATGGCCCTGGGGGAGATCAAGCTCTCCCAGGCGCTCCTGGTCGTCGCCCGCGAGTGCCTGACCGGCCTCTGCCTGGGCCTGATGCTCGGCACGGTCGCCCTCTTCTACATCCACTTCTGGCGCGACCAGCCCTGGGGCGTCTCGTGCGTCGTCGGCTTCTCCCTGTTCGGCGTCTGCATGTGGGCCAACGTCATCGGCTCGCTCGTCCCCCTGGCCGCCCGCCGCGTCGGCATCGACCCCGCCGTCGTCTCCGCCCCGTTCATCAGCACCCTCGTCGACGCCACCGGCATGGTCATCTACTTCACCATCGCCATCCTCCTGCTGGGCCTCGTGAAGTGAGGACGGCCGGGGCTCGATCGGGCGTCCCCACGCGACGCGAGGCGAGCCGGATCGCGAACCGATCGACCGCAGGAGCCCGTTCATGAAGATCGTCATCCACCCCGCCGTCGAGGCCGACCGGCTGGACGCCTTCCGGGCCGCCGCGCCGGGGGTCGAGTTCGTCGTCGCGGCGACCGCCGCCGAGGCCGAGGCCGCCATGCCGGGGGCGGACGGCTTCCTGGGCAAGATCACCCCGGCGATGCTGGCGAGGGCCGACCGCCTGCGCTGGGTCCAGGCGTTCACGGCCAGCCTGGAGCACTACATCTTCCCCGCGCTCGTCGACCACCCCTGCATCCTCTCCAACACCCGGGGGCTGTTCGGCGACGTGATCGCCGATCAGGTCATGGGCTACGTCCTGGGCTTCGCCCGCAACCTCCACATCTACGCCCGCCGCCAGGCCGAGCGCCGCTACGAGCCCGAGGGGGGCTCCGCGGCGCGGGTCGACTTCGCCTCGGGGCCGGGGGTCGTCAACGCGATGGACCGGGCGACCATCCACCTCCCCCGCGCCACGATGGGGATCGTCGGCATGGGGGGGATCGGCCTGGAGATCGCCCGGCGGGCGTCGGCCTTCGGGATGACGATCCGGGGCGTCGATCGGCGGGCCGAACGGATCGAAAGGCCCGCGCACGTTGATCGGATCGAGGGCGTCGACCGCCTGGACGACCTGCTCGGCTGGGCCGACTTCGTCGTGATCGCCGCCCCCCATACGCCCGAGACCGAACGCCTGTTCGACGCCGACCGGATCGCGAAGCTGCGGCCGTCCAGCTACCTGATCAACATCGGCCGGGGCGCGATCGTCGTCCTGGACGACCTGGTCGAAGCCCTGCGCGCGGGCCGGATCGCCGGCGCGGCGCTCGACGTGTTCGAGGTCGAGCCCCTGCCGCCGGAGCATCCCCTCTGGGACTTCCCGAACGTCATCCTCACCCCCCACACCGCCGGCTACTCGCCGGTCGTCGCCGAGCGGCACCGGGCCTTGCTGATCGACAACGTCGGCCGCTTCGCCCGGGGCGAGACGCCGCGCAACGTGGTCGATAAGGCCCTCTGGTTCTGAGCCCCGGGGCGTCGTACGATGAAGGCGGCCGGGGCGGGATCGGATCAGATCGGGGATCGGCCTTTTTTCGATCGCCCGACGCCGGCGGCCCACGTGCAAGGGAAGGGGGGCGCCATGCGACGACGGGCGTTCACGCTGATCGAGCTGCTGGTCGTGATCTCGATCATCGGCGTTTTGATCGCGCTCTTGATGCCGGCGGTGCAGTCCGCCCGGGGGGCGGCGCGGCGGGTGCAGTGCCAGAACAACCTGCGGCAGATCGGGCTGGCGGTCAACAGCTACATGACCGAGAAGAACGTCTTCCCGATGAGTTCGACGGCGGGCGCCGGGAGGGGCGTGAACCACTCGGGCCTGGCGATGATCCTGCCGCAACTGGACCAGCGGGCGCTCTTCGACGCCTACAACTTCCAGTGGGAGAACTTCGCCGTCGCGAACCGATCGGCGGTGGTGACGAGGATCTCGGCCTACCTCTGCCCGGCGAGCCCGGTCTCGCCCGGCCCGGTCGCGTCGGAGCAGATCCGCCGGCCCGACGGCTCGTTCTACCCCGCCGGATCGGCCTTCGCCCGCAACCACTACGCGGCCAACTGGGGCGGCAGCCAATCGACGGCGGGCGAGGACTTCACCCGGGCCAAGACCAACTACCGGGGCGTCATGATGACCGTCCGGCTCATCACCCAGCGCGGGCCGACGTTCTGCGTCCGCCCCCAGGACGTCCGGGACGGCCTCTCGAATACGGTGCTCGCCGGCGAGAAGCGCGACGGCCAGGGCTGGGGCGTGGGGGGCTACGCCGGCAGCGAGTTCGACGTCGCCACCGCCCCGCTCGGCCCCGACCTCCCGGACCTCCGCACCATCGTCACCGGGTCTTACCACCCGGGGCAGGTCAACTTCGTCTTCTGCGACGGCTCCGTCCGCCCCCTGCGCGACGCCATCGACAAGAAGGTCTGGTACGGGGTCCTCACCCGCGACGGCCGCGAGACCGTCAGCGTCGACGCGCTCTAGCCTTCCGCCCTCACGAGTAGGCCCGGTGGTAGACCGAGGCCTCGACGGCCGCGGTCGAGGCGAAGAGGCGGTTGTGGAGCATCTGCTCGAAGATCTCCAGGTCGCCGAGGAACGTGTTGGCGGGCTGGGCGTCGCCGGGCCCCCGGATGTGGTCGGGGTACGACTGGAGGAAGGCCAGGCGGTCGGCCAGCGGCGGGTGCGCCGGGTCGTGGGGGCCGTCGACGGCGAGGATCCGCACCCGCATCGCCATGCGGACCTCGTTCGGGAGCCGGAACCAGAAGGCGCGGAAGAAGGCGTAGAGGTTGGCGTCGGCTTCGGTCGGGTCGTAGCAGCCCAGGACCTCCCGGAAGAGGGGCTGGACCATCGCCGTCTTGACCAGCGCCGAGGCCGCCGCGCCGCCGCCGGCGACCAGGGCCGCGAAACGATCGGCGCGGGCCTCCTGGCCCCAGGCGACCGGCTCGATCAGCCACGACGCCTCGCGCAGGCAGTATCGCGCCCAGGCCCCCAACGGCCCCCGCAGCCGGCCTCCGCGGCGCTCGACGGCCCGCTCCAGCCCCTCCACGAATCGCGCCCGACGCGCCGCGCGGGTGGCGTCGCCCTGGGCCAGGTGGGCCAGCTCATGCGCCAGGATGGCCCGCATCTCGGCCCGGTCGAGGATGCGGAGCAGGGGGAGGCCGACGAGCAGCGCCCGCGAGCGTCCCCAGGCGACGACCCCGCAGCAAGGGAGGTAGGAGAGCCGCACCTGGCTCGGCGGCTTCACCCCCAGCCGCCGCGAGACGACGTCGATCGTCTCGAAGAGCAGGGGGGCGTCGACGCGGGCGAGGACCGGGCCGAGGTCGGCGTCGGGGTTGTTCGTCTCGACCTGGAACCAGGCGCCGCCGAGGGTCTCGACCACCTCTCCCCAGGAGGAGATCTCGTCGCGAAGCCAGGCCCCCATCACCTTGACGGAGCCCCCCGCCAGCAGCAGCACCGCCGTCGTCGCCGCCGTCCCGGTCCAGTAGACCTTCTCCAGCACCCAGAGCACGACGGCGCGCCACCAGAGCTTGACCGTCCCGGCGGGGACGAAGCTCGGCGTCGGGACGTCGGTCGGGAGCTGGGCCCGGGTCTGCGGGGCGGGGGCCACGCGCTCGACCCGGAAGACGCCTCGGCAGATCGGACAGGCGTAGCGCGAGACGTCGGGGCCGGCGGGCTCCAGAACGCCCGAGCAATCGGGACATCGGGGTGCCGGCGAGACCCTCGTTCCAGCACGTCCCATCCGTCCTCCTCCGCCTCGCCTCGATTCGTAGATGATCCGAGTTGTTCGCCTCCAGTATCCCCGAGCGGATTCGGAGTGCAAGCGAAAACGGCGGCGGGAACGGGATGTGTGGAGGGGACGGGATCGACGGATCGAGGGCCGCCCGGCGTCGCGACGCCCGGGCGGCCCTCTGCATTCGGTCGGTCGCCCGATCGGGCCCGCGATCAGGGCTTGGGGGCTTCCTCGACCTTGGCCTCGACCTTCTCGGCGGCCTTCTCGACGTTCTCGGCGCCGGCCTCGACGGCGGCGTCGACCTTGTCCTTGGCGGACTCGGCGGCGGCGTCGATCTTGGCGCCGGCTTCCTGGGCCGCCCCCTCGGTCTTGCCGGTCAGCTCGTTGAGCTTGTCGGCCGCCTTCTCCTTCAGGTCGCCGAGCTTCTCGACGGTCTTGTCCTTGGCGTCCTTGAGCTTCTCGCCGGCCCTGTCGACGGCGTCGCCGACCTTCTCGGCGGAGCCGCTGACCTTTTCGCCGACCTTCTCAAGGCCCTTGCCGGTGACCTCGCCGGTCTTGTCGACGGCGTGGCCGACGGCCTCGGCGGCGCCTTCCAGCTTGGTCCCTTCGCCGGCGTGCTCGATCTTGCCGCCGAGCTTCTCGCCGCCCCGCTCGACCGAGGCTCCGGCGTTCTGGAGGCCCTGCCCGGTCTTGTCGATCCCCGACTCGACCGACTCGCCGCTGCAACCCCAGGCGAACACCGCCACCGACAGGCCGACCGACGACGCCAACCACGTATGCTTCTTCATCTGACGTTCTCCTGCGGACTCGTCCGTCGTCACGGGCCGGGCTTCCACGCCCGGCGTCGCGCCGCGGCTCCTGTTGCGAAGCGTTCTCGAGGGGGAGTTCGCCCCCGTCTTCTCTTTATCATACGCCCGATACAAGGTTGTCGTGGGACGGCTTGCCCAGATGAGGACGGTCGAGGTCCTCCCGCCTCCCTCGGGGACCGGCGCGGGCCGTGCAAGGTGCGGGGCAAATGACGCGCCGGGGTGGGTTTTCCGCCGGCTCCGGAATTTTTTATGGGGGATTGACGTTCTGAGACAGTTGTCTTAGGATGAGCCTCGTGAACGTCCGCGGTTGAAATCCCGCCCGGTCCCGACGTCTCGACCGTCGGGCCGTCCTCCCGCGCGGCCGGGCCGGGCTCGACGTCCACCTCCAGCCCCGAGACGACCTGCGATGGCTAAACGCCCCCCCACGATCCCCGACTCCGAACTCGACGTCTTGAAAGTGCTCTGGGAACGCGGCCAGGCGACCGTCCGCGAAGCCCTGGAGACCCTCAAGGCCGCCGGCCGCGAGTGGTCCTACGCCACCGTCGCGACGCTGCTCGACCGCCTCGAAACCAAGGGCCTGGTCGAGAGCGACCGCAAGGAACTGGCGTTCGTCTACCGCCCCACCATCAGCTCCCAGGAAGTCCGCCGCCGCCGGGTCAGCAGCCTGGTCGACAAGCTCTACGAAGGCGAGCCCGGGCTCCTGGTCCTGCACCTCCTCAAGTCGCACCCGCTCGACCCCGGTCAGGCGATGGAGGTCCGCGAGGTCCTCGACCAGATGACCGCCGCCAACAAGCCCAAGAAGAAGGGCTGAGCCCTCGCTCCCCCGCCTCTCTCCCCGTCGTCGCACGGTTTCGGCCCTCCTTTCGGAAACGCTCCGGATTGGGATTCGTCCATCCGGGGCGATTCTTCTGGCCTTGGACGCGACGATCCCGAATAATTTGGGGGTCGTCTCCGGCCCGTCTCGCCGGTCCCGGATTTGCGTTGGGATGCGCATCGTCGGGATTTCGGCTCGGCCACTCGTCGGGCGTTCGCTCGATCCTCGTCTCTGGTCGTCGCGGCACGTCCCGCCGCGCCCTGCGGAGCTGAACCGGGTATGTCGCGACCGAAACGCTGGTATGACGCCGACGCGGTGGATTCGCTCCGGGTGGTGCGGCGATCGAGCCTCGACGAGTCCTACGCCCTGGAGCGCTGGCGGCATCCCCGGACCGCTCCCGGGCTGGGCGAGTGCCTGCTCTACCCCCTGACGGACGGCCCCGGGCTGGGGCTCCTGTTCCTGTTCCCGCCCGTGTTGTGGGTCCTGTCGCTGCCGGTCTTCGACTTCGTCGCGGTCCTCCAGCCCCTGACCAAGAGCGACTGGGCGCTGGGGCTGATGGTGGTGCCGGTGTTCATCCCGATGCTCGTCAGCTTCGCGATGGTCGTCGGCTACCTCTTCTTGTTCCTGGGGCACGTTCTGGTGGCCAGCGCGATGGGGGAGAACGACCATCCGCGATGGCCCGAGTGGACGCCCGACG includes:
- the serS gene encoding serine--tRNA ligase is translated as MLDLKYVIANIEAVRLNCRNRNVPADALEDLDRIIDLEADRKRVLSTVEEVRRRQNEVAQSTGKEKDPARRAELIEAGKRLKSDVAQHEEQLRSLDDEVKQRLLRIPNLTHPDAPVGQTEGDSLELRKVGTPRTFDFPVKDHVELGKSLDLIDFETGGKVAGSGFYFLKNDAVLLDLALQQFALRKLIGRGFIPITTPDLARNSILEGVGFTPRGEETQVYSIEDTDLSLVGTAEITLGGMLADELLDEAALPIKYVGLSHCFRTEAGAAGRASRGLYRVHQFTKVEMFAFSTPEQSDAIHAEMLAIEEEIFGELGIPYLVLDIASGDLGGPAYRKFDLEAWMPGRGEHGEYGEVTSTSDCTDYQARRLNIRYRPAGQKGTRFVHTLNGTAVAVSRALIAVIENYQRADGKIDVPEVLKPYIGKDVIG
- the mgtE gene encoding magnesium transporter → MRNPLLVPDLRELIHGGEDVALREFLVDLHPGRVAEFIEDLPDGDGDTVFRILEPRERAEVLSYLENDEQNRLIESMPPKEAADLLRVMSHDERAALVNRLEEEFVDEVLPNLAQAEREDIRRLAGYEPGTAGAVMTTDYVTLPPHITVREALERLRHEAPDRETIYYCYVVDHSRRLIGFISLKRLILARRSAVIEEIMQRDVIFAKVDDDQEPVARTIDKYDLLALPIVDVGDRLVGIVTHDDAMDILRREQTEDILKFGGVAPDPEADVPYWQSTVLTTVRRRIKWLMLLFLAENLTTPVQQHFQWTYGDQKMPALALFISLLTGTGGNAGSQTVGTVIRGMALGEIKLSQALLVVARECLTGLCLGLMLGTVALFYIHFWRDQPWGVSCVVGFSLFGVCMWANVIGSLVPLAARRVGIDPAVVSAPFISTLVDATGMVIYFTIAILLLGLVK
- a CDS encoding D-2-hydroxyacid dehydrogenase, whose product is MKIVIHPAVEADRLDAFRAAAPGVEFVVAATAAEAEAAMPGADGFLGKITPAMLARADRLRWVQAFTASLEHYIFPALVDHPCILSNTRGLFGDVIADQVMGYVLGFARNLHIYARRQAERRYEPEGGSAARVDFASGPGVVNAMDRATIHLPRATMGIVGMGGIGLEIARRASAFGMTIRGVDRRAERIERPAHVDRIEGVDRLDDLLGWADFVVIAAPHTPETERLFDADRIAKLRPSSYLINIGRGAIVVLDDLVEALRAGRIAGAALDVFEVEPLPPEHPLWDFPNVILTPHTAGYSPVVAERHRALLIDNVGRFARGETPRNVVDKALWF
- a CDS encoding DUF1559 domain-containing protein; its protein translation is MRRRAFTLIELLVVISIIGVLIALLMPAVQSARGAARRVQCQNNLRQIGLAVNSYMTEKNVFPMSSTAGAGRGVNHSGLAMILPQLDQRALFDAYNFQWENFAVANRSAVVTRISAYLCPASPVSPGPVASEQIRRPDGSFYPAGSAFARNHYAANWGGSQSTAGEDFTRAKTNYRGVMMTVRLITQRGPTFCVRPQDVRDGLSNTVLAGEKRDGQGWGVGGYAGSEFDVATAPLGPDLPDLRTIVTGSYHPGQVNFVFCDGSVRPLRDAIDKKVWYGVLTRDGRETVSVDAL
- a CDS encoding M48 family metallopeptidase; translated protein: MGRAGTRVSPAPRCPDCSGVLEPAGPDVSRYACPICRGVFRVERVAPAPQTRAQLPTDVPTPSFVPAGTVKLWWRAVVLWVLEKVYWTGTAATTAVLLLAGGSVKVMGAWLRDEISSWGEVVETLGGAWFQVETNNPDADLGPVLARVDAPLLFETIDVVSRRLGVKPPSQVRLSYLPCCGVVAWGRSRALLVGLPLLRILDRAEMRAILAHELAHLAQGDATRAARRARFVEGLERAVERRGGRLRGPLGAWARYCLREASWLIEPVAWGQEARADRFAALVAGGGAAASALVKTAMVQPLFREVLGCYDPTEADANLYAFFRAFWFRLPNEVRMAMRVRILAVDGPHDPAHPPLADRLAFLQSYPDHIRGPGDAQPANTFLGDLEIFEQMLHNRLFASTAAVEASVYHRAYS
- a CDS encoding BlaI/MecI/CopY family transcriptional regulator, whose product is MAKRPPTIPDSELDVLKVLWERGQATVREALETLKAAGREWSYATVATLLDRLETKGLVESDRKELAFVYRPTISSQEVRRRRVSSLVDKLYEGEPGLLVLHLLKSHPLDPGQAMEVREVLDQMTAANKPKKKG